TCTATTTTGAAAAGCCAGTTGTTGTAAATAATAGTCTTCAGGGGATTCAGTTTTTTGAAGAATATTTCGAAATGATGGAAGCCTTTACTTTTGATGTTCATGAAAAAAAAGTTGATGTTTTATTATCAATGGAGTTTGTTACCAATGATATAAGGTATCAATATGATGAATTTGGAAATAAAATACTTGAGGAAGAATGTGAGTGTTTTATGGAAGGCCCGATAGTTCATTTGAATTTGATTCGTGGAGAATATTATGAATATAACGAGAAAAACATGGTCGTTAAAAATATATCTTGTGAGATACATACAGATTGGGATGCAAAGTATGAGATTGATTTTGGATATTTCTTTGATGAAAAAGATAATATGATTGAAAAAACAATGAACAATGGTATTAATAAAATAAGTGAGAAATTTAATTATAATAATCAAGGAAGTCTAATTAGCTATATTGAAGACAGGAATGATTCAGAAGAAGTAACCGAAATATTCTACGATGATTTTGGTAATGAAACTTTAAAAATTAGAAAAATGAATTATGAAGGTGAAGAGTACGAAGAAGAAACTACTAGATATGAAATTGAATATTATTAATTTATATTCGCATAAACTATCTTTTCAAACTTATGATATTAGCCTTCGATACGTATTATTACGACAATAAAGCCAAAACAATCTGCATTGAATTTACAGACTGGAATCAGGAAAAAGATTTCAAAATTCACACAGAAATTATTGATAATGTCTCAGAGTATATTCCGGGAGAATTTTATAAAAGAGAATTGCCTTGTATTCTTAGCTTATTAAATAATATTGATTTAAAGTTAGTCGATATTATAATTGTTGACGGTTTTGTATATTTAGATGACGATAAAAAATACGGTTTGGGCGGACATTTATATGAAAAACTGAACAAAGAAATTCCGATTATTGGTGTGGCCAAAACTAATTTTGCCAGTATCGAAAAAGATAAAAAACCATTGCTTAGAGGTGATAGTAAAAAACCGTTGTATATAACTTCCATTGGAATTGATTTGGAAGATGCTTTTGAGAAAGTTGAAAGTATGGCAGGTGAATTTCGAATTCCAACTTTACTGAAAGAAATGGATCGATTAACAAAGGAACCTTAAAATATTTATGGATAAAACTCTTTGGTCAGAAATTGAAAAATTCGATTTAGATAATGCGTTTGAAGAATATGGATTTTCAACCCGACTGGCATTTGAAAACAGCTGGACAATCTATTTTACAAAAACAGCAATTCTTGAATATAAAAAATTCATGTACTTAGCAGCAATTTCAAATGAAATGGTTTCGCCCTCTGAAATTGTTGACATTGTTTGGCACCAGCATTTGATCTTTACTAAATCATATTCAGATTTATGTACAATTTTGTCAAAGAAAATAGAACACATTCCTTCGACTCACAATAAAGCTGAGTTTGATAAATTTAAAAGAGCAAAAGAAGCAACCAAAAACATTTATGAGATGAATTTTGGAAGTCAGCCGAAAGAATTTTGGGAATATCAGGATCCGATGAATTCATTGAAATTAGATATTTCGAATCTGGATCTCACTATGCTGAAGATGATTTTTTTAGGAAGTTTTTTGCTTTTAATTTTTCCACTATCATTATTGCTTAAGCCGGTTTTAGTTCAAATAGGGAATCCAGATTTTGTTTGGTATTATATTTTTTTATTTGTGATTGGAACTATTTTATTGATGCGGTTTGTAAAAAGATCCTGTATGGAATTGATTCAAGATCTGAAAAATAAATTAATTATAAGTCATCTTACCCCTTTCGAATTGGTGTATTTGCAAAAGGACCGATTGGATTTCGTAATTCATGGCGTTGTAAATAATTTGGCCGAAACCAAAAAAGTAGAAGTTGTTGGAAACAAATTAAAGCTGATCAACGCAACTTTAACCAATAATCAATACGAAAACTGTGTTATCAAGATCATGGAAGAATATGATTTTATGCCCTATTCGCAACTCAGTCAAATCATCAAAAGCAAACCGTTGTATAGACAGCTCGAAAATGCTGTTGGAAAAATTCGGGATACTATTGTGAACTCAAAGCCCTTTTTAAATATCTTTAAAATAGTATTGCTTGTTTTTGGCTTACTCTTAAGTATAGGTTTCAGTAGGATTATTATTGGAGTTTCTAGAGGAAAAGCAGTTTGGATTCTTATTTCTATAATGATTATTATAGGAATAATTTCGAATCATTATTTTAAGAAAATGACTAATTATTTGTTTCTTGAAGCGGTTTATTTCAGTTTTAAACAAGAACGAGTTGCGACCAATGCTGGTTACGATTGGCAATGGAATTATTTTTTTCATGGGGCAATTGCGGTTTCCATTATTCCGCTCACGTCGTACACCAGTTCTATTTTTAATTCTAATGGTAATCGTTCCGACGGTGGTAGTTCTTGTGGTAGCTCATGTAGCAGCTCATCCAGTAGTTCTTGCGGAAGCTCTTGTGGCAGTTCATGCGGAGGCTGTGGCGGAGATTAATTTTTTTGCTTAATAATTTAATGATGAATCTAACCATCCAATCTCTTTTACCCGAAGATTCTATTTCGCATTTTGTTCACAGCTTTTGGATGGTGGAGAACAAAACGGGCGCTGC
The sequence above is drawn from the Flavobacterium sp. N2038 genome and encodes:
- a CDS encoding DUF1399 domain-containing protein, with translation MDKTLWSEIEKFDLDNAFEEYGFSTRLAFENSWTIYFTKTAILEYKKFMYLAAISNEMVSPSEIVDIVWHQHLIFTKSYSDLCTILSKKIEHIPSTHNKAEFDKFKRAKEATKNIYEMNFGSQPKEFWEYQDPMNSLKLDISNLDLTMLKMIFLGSFLLLIFPLSLLLKPVLVQIGNPDFVWYYIFLFVIGTILLMRFVKRSCMELIQDLKNKLIISHLTPFELVYLQKDRLDFVIHGVVNNLAETKKVEVVGNKLKLINATLTNNQYENCVIKIMEEYDFMPYSQLSQIIKSKPLYRQLENAVGKIRDTIVNSKPFLNIFKIVLLVFGLLLSIGFSRIIIGVSRGKAVWILISIMIIIGIISNHYFKKMTNYLFLEAVYFSFKQERVATNAGYDWQWNYFFHGAIAVSIIPLTSYTSSIFNSNGNRSDGGSSCGSSCSSSSSSSCGSSCGSSCGGCGGD
- a CDS encoding endonuclease V, coding for MILAFDTYYYDNKAKTICIEFTDWNQEKDFKIHTEIIDNVSEYIPGEFYKRELPCILSLLNNIDLKLVDIIIVDGFVYLDDDKKYGLGGHLYEKLNKEIPIIGVAKTNFASIEKDKKPLLRGDSKKPLYITSIGIDLEDAFEKVESMAGEFRIPTLLKEMDRLTKEP